The Phragmites australis chromosome 15, lpPhrAust1.1, whole genome shotgun sequence genome window below encodes:
- the LOC133892658 gene encoding putative oxidoreductase C1F5.03c, translated as MAAAPSAPHRRVVICGGGVVGACTAYFLSTHAAAPTVPTLVEKCAPACAASGKAGGFLALDWCDSTPALSALARASFALHRRLAAALDGTNAYGFRPVHTLSICLPSEARSSSPHPLLPPWVDPSASAAPPRELGTPDTTAQVHPGLFTKAVLAASGAEVIIDEVERVVVRDGRVAGVAVKGRGVVDADAVVLALGPWSGRLEMVREVFDVSGLKAHSIVLRPREPEKITPHALFLSYQPEPGAKMLDPEVYPRPTGEVYICGMSKDEDAPDDPATIAGEPDSIAMLHKIAGKVSRQLRTGEGAKVVVEQACYLPCTTDGLPVIGEMPGVKGCYVATGHSCWGILNAPATGAALAELILDGKAKIVDLAPFSPARFLKRRSRRGA; from the exons CTCCACCCACGCCGCCGCCCCGACCGTCCCGACCCTCGTAGAGAAGTGCGCCCCGGCGTGCGCCGCCTCGGGGAAAGCCGGCGGCTTTCTCGCCCTCGACTGGTGCGACTCCACCCCGGCCCTCTCCGCGCTCGCGCGCGCCTCCTTCGCGCTCCaccgccgcctcgccgccgccctcgaCGGCACCAACGCCTACGGCTTCCGCCCCGTCCACACGCTCTCCATCTGCCTCCCCTCCGAGGCCCGGTCCTCCTCCCCGCACCCGCTGCTCCCGCCCTGGGTCGACCCCTCCGCGTCCGCGGCCCCGCCGCGGGAGCTCGGCACCCCGGACACCACCGCGCAGGTCCACCCCGGGCTCTTCACAAAGGCCGTCCTCGCCGCGTCCGGCGCCGAGGTCATCATCGACGAGGTGGAGCGCGTGGTGGTCCGTGACGGGCGCGTCGCCGGCGTCGCGGTGAAGGGCCGCGGAGTGGTGGACGCCGACGCCGTGGTGCTCGCACTCGGCCCGTGGTCCGGGCGCCTGGAGATGGTCAGGGAGGTGTTCGACGTGTCCGGGCTCAAGGCGCACAGCATCGTGCTCCGGCCGCGCGAGCCCGAAAAGATCACGCCACACGCCCTGTTCCTCAGCTACCAGCCGGAGCCCGGCGCCAAGATGCTCGACCCCGAAGTGTATCCGCGGCCCACCG GGGAGGTGTACATATGTGGAATGAGCAAGGACGAGGACGCGCCGGACGATCCAGCGACTATCGCGGGTGAACCCGACTCGATTGCAATGCTGCACAAGATCGCCGGGAAGGTGTCCAGGCAGCTGAGGACGGGGGAGGGGGCCAAGGTGGTCGTGGAGCAGGCGTGCTACCTGCCGTGCACCACTGACGGGCTGCCGGTCATCGGGGAGATGCCGGGGGTGAAGGGGTGCTATGTGGCCACTGGGCACAGCTGCTGGGGCATCCTCAATGCTCCAGCCACCGGCGCGGCGCTGGCAGAGCTCATCCTTGACGGCAAGGCGAAGATCGTCGATCTTGCACCGTTCAGCCCGGCAAGGTTTCTCAAGAGAAGGAGCAGGCGTGGAGCGTAG